Within Spinacia oleracea cultivar Varoflay chromosome 4, BTI_SOV_V1, whole genome shotgun sequence, the genomic segment CTCCTGATCTACTGCAAGAAAGAATGCTAATTTGCtgcaataattttttttttttgataagtaaGCCAAATAGCCAAGTAGTACAGACTGCCAAAAACAGAAAGAAACAACTTCTAAGAGTGATCAAACCTACCAGGTAGGCTCCCTCAAACAGTAGCCCTTAGCAAAACAGacaaaaaactaaaaaacaTTACATCACTTCTCTAAGCCTGTTAAACCAATTACAATCTTCACAACCCCATTTATCAGAAACTAGATAAGAAATCCTATTGCAAATCTCACTTTTAATCACCTTGATGAGTCTGTCAGGAACCGGAAGCATAAGAGTCCAGAGAGCTTGATTTCTTGCATCCCACATATGGTACACCAGACAAGTAAGGGCAGCATAAAAGATTTTTCTCCTTATCTTTTCTCTGTATTTCCTTCCCCATTTCTTCCAACAGGTGAGATGCAATCAGAACAAGAACAGTGAACATTTAGCCAACCACCAACAGCAGCGTAGCATTTATATCTATAAGGACACCTAAAAAAGATGTGTTGAGTTGATTCAGGCTCCTGACCACATAGTAGGCAGACTGTATCAGGACAAATCCCAGCTAGATGTAATTTATCTCTTGTTCTAAGCTTTCCATGAGCAGTGATCCAAGCAATAAAACTGCGTTGTTTAGGTATGTTAAACCTGTTCCAAACCCACTGATCCCATGGAACATTAATCTGCTCCCCTTGCAACCATGTGTACCCTTCAGCTATAGAGTATTTTCCCCCTATAGCTCCCCACCTTCGCTGCATAAATCCGTCTTTCATCATATCTTTTACAGAACATATGCATTTCCAGCACCAACTACCATCTACTGGTGGAGAATAGTCACACCAGCTTTTATCTTTGATATAAACACAATGGACCCATTTTACCCAGAGCATATCAGCTTTTAATGAAACTTGCCACACATACTTTCCAATTGCAGCCATGTTCCCTTTCATACAAGCCTGAACTGCCAACCCTCCATATTTGTTAGGCATATAAACTTTATCCCATGCGATAGGAGAAGCTTTAGACAATACACTCCTTCCATCCCAGAGAAATGCTTTACAaacttgaattattttcttcatCACACCTTTAGGAATGAGGAAAACTTGCGCCCAACAAGAATGCAAACTCAACAGCACTGAATTGATTAAGATAGCTCTGGCAGCATAAGAGAGATGTCTACTACTCCAACAGGTGATTCTTCCAATAACCTTGTCCACCAACACATCACATTCAGCAGAACTAAGTCTTTTAGTACTTAGAGGGATCCCCAAGTATCAAAAAAGGGAAAGACCCTTTCACAAATCCCGAAAAATTCAATATATCATCCCAGCTTATAGAGTCATAAGCTTTCCTAAGATCAACCTTAATAGTgcattttggaggctttttctTTCTGTTGTAATGCCTCAAAATATCCCGACATACTAAAATGTAATGCAAAATAACTCGCCCCGACACAAAAACACCTTGTGCAGTATCAATTCAATTATACCAGGCAGTATCTCCTTCAATCTAGTGCAAAGCATTTTAGAAATAATCTTATACAACACATTACAACAAGCTATGGGTCTAAATTGAGGTACCTTAGCTGGCTGCTCACACTTAGGAATTAGTGTGATTGTTGTTGCATTCACTTGCTTTAATAACTTCccagatcagaaaaaatccAGAACAGCACAAGTGATATCTTCTCCCACTATGCCCCAAGTAGCATTGAAAAACTTGCTAGAGTACCCATCAGGACCCGGAGCCTTCTGATCATCGATGTCAAAAAATGCTTTCTTGACCTCTGCCGCACAAAACGGTCTAACAAGGGAAGCTTGCTGTTCAACATTAACCACAGGCCCCAGTTCAACGATCTTTTTTATCAACTTTAACTCTCTCCATTTCACCCGTTCCTAATTGTTGCTTATAATACTCCATAAAAGCATTGACAACCTCATCAGGCTTCTCAATCCAATGATTTTCATTGTTTTGAATCTGCATGATTCTATTCAATAATCATGCATAAGCTAGAATATCCTTCTGTGCTTTTGATCTATCAGATTTCACAGGCTTACCAATAAGGCCAGCAATTTTTGTCAATGCATACTGACCCAGTATTTCAAATCTTACCCAGGCATCTTAATCCAGATCGGCACTCAGATCTCAAATCTAAATTAGGAGCCCAATTCTTAACAATAACTGGTTTATTGTCAAAAATAAATGGTCCAGCAGCAATAGCCTTATTTCTTCCCTCAATTGATTGAAATCTCACCAGAAAAACTCCATTAGGCATCAATGATACCTTATCAATTCCCATCTTCCCCCAAATTTTACGAGCAAACCCCATTAATGATTCTGAATGGCAATTTCAATTCCAAAACAGACCCAACAATTGCATTTTCCCAGTATTTGCTGCAATTTTCTCTAATGAAAATTTATATATTCCAGAGTGgatgaggaaaatgatgtatTGCAAGTTTGCAATCCACCTAGAAATGTCCATGACTTAGATTGGTATGGCTTTGATGAGCAATGCGAGTACTGTCCAGCATGCATGAATCTGAAGTTTTAATGCTTGAACTATGTCCCCGTGTGTGATCACCCTTTCAATGCCTATTTTGAAATGTTTAATTCCAAATGTCTCCTCTGCTGTAAGGTTACTTGGCCTATTTTGTGTTTCTTGAATgagttatttttctttcttaatATACCAGTTACACTTTCATGTGCTTTTAGTAGAATTAATATGATGCCcatgttttatttatttggcAAATGAACTTTGTATTACTTACCAAGTATAAAAATACAATGAGCAACATTACAACCAGACCCCTAGGCTAAAAGTGGTAAAAACCCTCTCTTCTAGGAAGGGTTGAGAGAGCCCCACAAGCCCAACTAAACTAAGTACATCCACATCTCATCATTACATCTAATTGCCACATTAAACATAATTTTACTCAAAACTGAGCTACAATTATCAAGCTTGTTGCTAAAAATCTTTTGAGTTTCTCTGCAACCAAATATTGTAAATTGTCTATGTGAAGGCAATAGCAATTTGTCTACCTGCTTAGTACTTCTGCACTTCATAGCAGCCCAACAAATTTCTGCATCAACGTCAGAAATGGTCCTACTACACCCAACTCTTGCAAAAGAACCGTTCTCCATATTTCCTCAGAATACACACATTTAAAGAACAGATGCTGAATGTCTTCAGAATGTTGCTGGCATAAACTGCATGTTGCATCAGTAGTGATATTCCATTTAAACAACCTGGTTTTAGTGGCTAACCTATCCTGGACAGCAAGCCATAAAATGAATGTGCTTTTGGGCCTAGATTTGCTATTACAAACAAGTCTTTTCCAAGCTACTAGACTGCTAGCTGGCCTCAAGTGAGTGTAGATTGTAGAGTTTCTGCATTTTAAACTTACCATAATGAAGAAACTGGCCAGCTCCTCCTGCATCCAACAACACATCTCTGCAATGCCAAATTTTCCTCATAGACCAAGTAAGGCCATTAGGAATAGGCATTACCCTAAGGATTGAGCCATGTAGAGTTAAATTTCTCGAGCCTAAGGGGGCTGTAAAGTCGAGTTTGCTATACAAATGAGCTGTAtttcctctttttttctttttccttttcttttgcagAGAAGGGGGTTTCCTCAACCTATCCTTGGCTGAAACGATCAGTTTTTGTCTTCCTGAATGTTTTGATAATCATGGCATAAAATGACGGTCTCATTTTTCATGTTTGAATGTCTCAGACTTCACTGAAGAAGAAATAAAACGAATCACGGAAGCCGGTGCCACTGCAGTAGGGCTTGGGCCACATCGCTTGCGGGTTGAAACTGCTACAATAGCACTCCTGTCTACACTGATGATGTGGTCTGATTCTTAAGGATGAAATAATTTGAGAAATTAAAGATTTTCATAAAATTGCATGAGAAGCAGGGGGGAAATGGTTAACCACTACtcctgttttgtttttgtttatatTTAGCAAACTAATTACATTATTATGCATTGATATTTGAGGTCATGTTCCGTCGCTAACATGTGATATGAAGGTGGTCATACTCGGTAACTAAGAAGAAAAAAGAGGTAAAAGTTTATCAATATACCAAGTTGTAATATATAAGCCTTGATAAAAGTCTCTCTGTTATGGTTGTGTAACCAATTAAGTACACCAGAAATAGAAATTGCTGAATTTTGCAAATTTTACAGAATAAAAATGGAAGGAGAAATACAACTGGGAACTACTTGTTCTTGTCTAGCCACTCAAGAATACCTCTTTCTGAATCGGAAAGTTGATCTTTATCCTTTGATCTCAACGGACCCTCTACGAATCCAAAGTAGTCTTTGTAATTGCGCTTATAGTAATCATCCATTCTCTGAGTTGataaaaattaacaaatcaaatacaatacaaagtaaaacaTCATTAATCTCGATCATATTGTAACTTAATTAGGAGCTTATAATGTTGATGTGTATCCTTATGCTAGTACTTTAGTGCATGATCAATCTTAATTAGACCTGATAAAAAGGCGGGACGGGTTGGGTTCGGCCGGGCTGAGACATAAAAAGGCAGCCTGTATATCGGGCTGGGCTGGGCAAGATTTGGGCTGGTTTATTTGTGCCCAACTTGTTATTTCGGGCCGAGCCAAATTTATATAAAAGTATAGTTTTACGTTGCTCAAAACCcactaaatatttttaatttcggGCCATGCCGGTCCCGAAAATTGGGCCTAAAAATTCCGCCCAAACCCACCTAATCTAATCTTAATTGAAGCGAATTAAGCACCAATCATGACATAACCCAAATAAAGCGAAAATCGGGCTCATGTTGATCAAGTCTAATATTCTTAATTGAAGCGAATTAAGCACCAAATCAGCCTTACCGCTTTGTCATTCTTCTCTTTGTTCTCCTCTGACTTCTTCAGATACTCTGATTATACATTAATTATACCATTATTAGAGATTTAGAGCTTCAAGATTAATGACAGTGATGAAATGAAAGTGAGTAAAACAATGTGGACTACTCATTTACTTTGAAGAAGGGCAGTTTGGCTGTCATTGGCTTCAGTGGTTGCAACAGCTAACAAACTAGCAGCAGTAGAAGATATGAGAAGTCTTCTTCTTCCTGAAATATCGGAGGTTACATTTCTGGTTACAGTTTTCCCTTTGTTGTTGAGCAGTTCTTGCACATTATCTGGTACAAATCTGCAACAATAACTAGCTAAAGCCATGATTTGGAGTTTcaacctgttttttttttttttttttttttttttgtgtgtgtggcTTTAAAGTTTAAACACCTGTGGATGGAGTTGTGAATTCTGTGGACTTTATATCTTGCCACCCAAATATCTACTCTTCTTGCTAGTTGAGCAGGAACACTATAATATTGGTACACATGACAAAGAAACTAAAAACTTAGGGACTTGAATATCCATTTATTGTTTAGATAATCAAAGGTCAaatcggtgcgagtattaagggacggagggagtattacaatatagaaggaaaattaatttaaaagatATTTACTAATATCACCAAATATTATATTCCGTTACTAAGAAAAAAATATCAATAAAAGGGGAGAAAAAGTAATCAGCTAAATAAGCATTTCCTCCATATTAAAGATGATggaaaaatattttaatcaaaataaagAGAGAGTTTATCCTAGAGGAAATTGCATATACGTAGTATTAAATAATTATAAGGTGAGGTagaaaaagttacaaaaaatacAAGTTTAACTCATAataaaattcaaccaaaaatgataagtgtgactcctaaaaaacacggagggagtattattgtGGAATTGCCGGATTTTAAGCGGCTCATAAACTGGTGTCAAGTAAAcaaaatttgttttaaaatCTCTTTAGGAATTAAATTTGAGTgaaagaatttgaatttgtcAGTTATTGCTATGACAAAGTCTAAAAGTTTATATCAAATTATACGAATGATTATCTTCAAGAAAATGATTTATCTAAAAGTCAAAAGTCTTGTTATTCTAAAAAGTATTTGATTATAGAGGGAAACATGAAATTTGTATtcctatgttttttttttttttttttttttgacataggcttaaatttgcataattgAAAAGGTTTTACAAACTACATACTACAACTACTAAACCACTAAGGTCTTTATAGACCATTACACAAACTTCATAGGTAACAAATTACATAGGCCACAACACCAAGAGGGAGGTATGCTCTTCTTGTGTCATCCCGTGCTTGTCGAACCTGCCTTGATTTTTGCCAAGGCCTTTTTGTATTCCTATGTTACTAATGAACTAGTGATACCATTTTTATTTGTTAAATGGATTTTTACCTTGATTAATTATATCAAGTGAGTTAgtctaaattatatttaaatgttcaaattttaataaaattagtgGTCAACGccagaaaatccaaaaatttttACCTTGATTAATATATATCAAGTGAGTTAgtctaaattatatttaaatgttcaaattttaataaaattagtgGTCAACGCCAGAAAATCCAAAATGGTTGTCTCTCGCaagtttttttttagtttaaggtctttttcgcaacaaaaaaaaaagttgtttctcgcaaaaaaaaggTTGTAAACGgttgtttttggcaaatttgtctTTTGATTTTAAGGGGAAAATGGTGAGGTTAGCAAAACCGGcgaagtcaatgccggaaatgagtagtcaacgccggaaaagacaaaaaggttgtctctcgcaagtttttttttagtttaaggtcCTTTtcgcaatttttttaaaaggttgtcTCTCGCAAAAATGGgttataaaatgttgtttttggcaaatttgccttaaCAAAAAACTTACGAAAAtggagaaaaaaaatatttgtcgTATCTATCAATCCTTATTGTAGAAAGTTAATTGTAGCCCATATCTTTCATATGCATTATATAAATTATTATCTGGAAAAAAGTACTATGTATTGATTaatttaaataagaaataattttcaaaacatTTTAACAACATTTTAAACTTCTTTGTATTATATAAATTTAATAATGACTTAATCCTTTTGTCTTAAGAAAAATGAATGTGTCGTACCTTCAAAAAATTTGcgtaatgaaattaataatttaagaaGTAATAAGTTGGAATAAGTTAGGGTGAAAAGGGAAAATAAAAAGTTGTGAAAATAGTAAATATGAGAAACTTTTTATAAAGaactgaaagaaaaaaaaaatagcaaaTTGTTACCTTATATTGAAATTAAATATGAGTACACttatttcaaaaaatataaattcaaataaatttAGTTAACTTAAAGCtatgttctattcgacttattttgtctgaacttattttatttgaaaaaaaaattatttttactgaaataaacttatttgtatgTTAAAAGGTCtgtgaaaaaattatttttatggaattatattatctgaacttaactgatatctgaaattaattgaattcaactcaacttatctgaacttattttctctaaactaaatcaaaataagtcgaaaagAACAAAGCctaagatatttttttttaagtagtTATCAAAgtaacttttattttaaaaagaagttttattatattcaataaTAATTTTAGATAAGTTAAGCTAATAAAATAAGTGCAAATCAGGGGAATAACAAACaccataaattaatttaaaactgATTGCAAAATCAATTTCTTTGATTTTGCGAACAATATGATTTTTGATTCAAAATTATTCAGGTGATTAATTTTGTAACGAAAACATTTGgccaaaataaatgaaaaaattttAAGAAATTAAAAGAAATTTAACATAAAATATTGAGTTCTTTTTGTGGAAAATAGTCAAATACTACCTAGATATAGttaccaaaattaaaattttaatgaaATATTTCATTTAACAAGGGGCATTTTTTACTTTTGATTTATCATTCCAAATTATTTAGGTGATCGATTTTGTAAGGAGAACGATAATTTCGCCAACATAAATGGGGAAAGTTTATGTAATAAGGAAAAGAGAGACTTAACATAATATTGTTGATTTATTATTATAGAAAATACTACATTtaccaaaaataatttttcatgaaatatttCATTTAACAAAGTGaatttttacttttaatagatgatttgtaaaatattttaaatatttacctaaaaatatatatatatttatgattacttatttttatcaaaataataattaaattatatgaaaaaaaataaaaataaaattatataacCATAAATGACATACTAATGTTTACCAAAAGAATTAATAAAATAGAATTTATTGCAGAGTATTAAAATATGTCGTTATTTACACATTATAAAACCTAGCTACAAGGCGTAAGAATAAAACTTaacttttatgaattttaaaagtAATTTTCATTAATGACTTAAATAATAGCAAAGAAAATTTGAATATACGTGATACTTTATGTTATGGATCGTTATGGATCAATAAACATTGCCCATTTATAGGTTTGaaaatgatgcatcattgggttcgagactagagagcttgtatttagtctTGATTTGCGAAGTTGActttggtttgtttaattggactttaaacttgttgaaCTAGCTACATTgactttattttcgttgattggtgtTGGAGTTAACtctttccgctgcaaaattctgaataagccgttacgttttcacacgggcgataatgccttgataattctctatagttatatctattaaaaagttattttagaaaagagggaattgtcggggtgttacgtGCTGAGAGCTTAGACTTAGCCTATATTTCGtattattatattttctttGTGAGAACTTTATCTTAACTTTGGGATTATTTTCTTTGAGGTTGTTCTGCCCCTTTGAAGATTATTTATTTTGGGATTTATTAGTTAGGGTTTGTTTATCAATTTATCACTCTTATCtatgataaataataagtaaccTTTGAGTAATATCTACCGTCTCAACGTTAATTCCGCTAACCTCTTAGCTACTTTGGACGGAGTGTTACAATAAACAAATCAATTAGGCCTAACAGAATAAAGTAAAGAAGCTGGCAAAGACAATTCTGTTATAAATAACAGAATCTGAATTGTGTAACTAACTTCTAACTTAGGCGCCAAAACTGAAAGTAAACAGAATTATAAATTCCGACTTTATTAATGTCTACCCTTTACATTCCTTCCTCGAAGAACTTGACCCCATGTTTAGTGTAGCAACAAACTTAGGGAATCTTTTCTCAAACCCAGTAGCAACCTCCATGAAGATTCATGATCAGGAAGGTTTTCCCATTGAATCAAGCATCAAACGACGAACTTTGGCCTTATTCTGAAATTTGACTACCCTTTTATCCAATACCACAGTTGGACCTTGAATCTTGTCCTTGAAACCAAATAGGAATGTGAGTTGCTAAAGGAAGAGAACCATGAAAAGCTTTGAGCTGTGAAACATGGAACACATCATGTATTTGGATGTAGAAGGCAGTTTAAGTTTTTAAGTCACACTACCAATCTGAAAAGGATCGTAAATTAACCTGAAAAGGACCAATCTCTGCTATGAACAACCAATACAGGAGCAGAAATTAAAGCCTGCTTAAAGAGTTTCAAATGACTTATGTGCTTTATCTGACCACTCAAATGCTCCTTTTTTCAGCAAGTCAATCAATGGTTTGCTGATTAAGAAGTAATGTTTGACAAATTTCCTGTAATACCTAGCCAAACCTAGGAAGCTCCTTAGTTCCTTCACAGTTTTAGGAACATACCAACTCTCCACTGCTGTAATTTTATTGGGATCAGTCTATACACCCTTGGCCGGCATATAATGACCCAAGTATTCTACCTTGTCAATAGCAAAGCTGCATTTACTCGCCTTCGCAAACATCATGTTCGTTTTAATCAGTTCAAACACTTGAGCTAGATGATTCCAGTGATCTTCTTTAGACTTgttgtacaccaagatatcaTTGTAAAGCAAACACATAATATAGTTACCCTTAAAAGGATGTTGGGGAATTGGTTAAACCAAATGGCATAACAAGAAGTTCAACATTCCCTGTGTGAGTCTTAAAAGCTGCTTTGTAAACATCTGCGTCATTTACCCTCAGCTGATGTTATCCAACTCTTGAATCTAGCTTGCCGATGCACCTGCCAACTTATCAATCAACTCATCTATTACAGGAATAGGAAACTTGTTCTTGACAGTCTTGTTGTTTAATTCTATATAGTCCATGCATAATCTCCAGGTTCCATTTTTCTTCCCAACCAAAACTACTGGACGGTTCTGAAAAATTTCCCTTTCCAGCATCTCCTGAACCAATTTCTCAATTATATTCCTCTTCTTGAGAGGATACCTGTAaggtctgatgtttacaggcctGGCATTTGGTTCTAGTGGAATTGTAAGATCAAACCCTCCCCTGTGTGGTGGAAGTGCTTCTGGATCTGCATATATGTTACTGTACTTTAATTTAACTCTTCAGCTCAAATGAGACGCACTATTCTACATCAGGTTCTTTGTTAAGAGTCAACTCCATGAATGAAACATCCCTGACTTAGAGTAAACACAATTGGACAACACTGTCAATCATTTTTTTGATGGGGTTTCCTCTACTAACTTCACCTTCTATGGATGAATTCCTTTCAACACAAAACGGTCGTCATCTTGTTTGAACTCCATCATAAGTTTCTTGAAGTCCCAACAGATTGGTCCAACTGTAGCTAACCACTGCACCCTAGAACCATGTCACACCGCCCCCCTAAAGAGATTAGCATTACATCTTCCATGAATGACTTCCCTTGCATACTCCATGTAAAACCCTGACATACATGTTGACAAGCCAAATGGTTACCATCTGCCACAACTACTGCTTGGGAAGGAATATACTCTATAAGACAACTATTTTCTTAGCCAATTCCAAGTCTAAGAAGTTATGTGGACACCAGTCAACTAGGATGTGAAACAA encodes:
- the LOC110804786 gene encoding uncharacterized protein, which translates into the protein MALASYCCRFVPDNVQELLNNKGKTVTRNVTSDISGRRRLLISSTAASLLAVATTEANDSQTALLQKYLKKSEENKEKNDKARMDDYYKRNYKDYFGFVEGPLRSKDKDQLSDSERGILEWLDKNK